The nucleotide window CCCAGGTGTGGACCCCGCAGACCGGCACCGGCGCCCTCGAGAAGTACGGGATCGACCCGGGCAAGCCCTCGGTCGCGTTCGTCGGGCGCATCACCCGCCAGAAGGGCGTCCCGCACCTGCTGCGCGCCGCTCTGCAGCTGCCCCCGGAGGTCCAGCTCGTGCTGTGCGTCGGCGCCCCGGACACCCCGGAGCTCGCGTCGGAGGTCAACGGCCTCATCGCGCAGCTGCGCGGGCAGCGCGAGGGCGTCGTCGTGATCGAGGGCATGATCCCGCGCCACGAGGTCATGGAGATCCTCACCTCCGCCACCGTGTTCGCCTGCCCCTCCGTCTACGAGCCCCTGGGCATCGTCAACCTCGAGGCCATGGCGTGCGGCACCGCGGTCGTCGCCTCCGCCGTGGGCGGCATCCCCGAGGTCGTCGAGGACGGCGCCACCGGCCTGCTCGTGCACGTCGAGCAGGTGGCCGACGGCACCGGCACGCCGGTGGACGAGGACGGCTTCGCGGCCGACTTCGCCGCCGCCCTCACGCGCGTGCTGGAGGACCCGGAGCAGGCCCGCCGCATGGGCGAGGCCGGCCGGAGGCGCGCGGTCGAGCACTTCTCCTGGGACACCATCGCCGAGCGCACGCTCGAGGTGTACCGCTCCGTCCTCGACTGAGGCCGGCCAGCTCCGCGACGGCGCGGACAGGGCTGTGCCGCCCGGCCGAGGCGGAGCGCGCCGCCGTCCCCGAACGCCCGAGGGCCCGGAGACCCCCCTGGGGGATCTCCGGGCCCTCGGTCCGTCCGCGCCGGGCGACCGGCGCGGACGGGTGTGGGTCAGGACCGGCGCAGCCGGGAGGCCTTGGACTTGGCCTCCTTGCGCTGGCGCTCCCGGAGGACCT belongs to Micrococcus sp. 2A and includes:
- the glgA gene encoding glycogen synthase, coding for MRIDIVSKEFPPSIYGGAGVHVAELTRVLASRADLVVHAFGEPRERDYHGAAVHSYPNPQGFEAENGAVQTLATDLTMVGAFEGADVIHSHTWYANMAGHLGKLMHGVPHVLSAHSLEPLRPWKAEQLGGGYAISSWAESTAYHGADAVIAVSDGMRRDILACYPDVDPAKVHTVHNGIDTQVWTPQTGTGALEKYGIDPGKPSVAFVGRITRQKGVPHLLRAALQLPPEVQLVLCVGAPDTPELASEVNGLIAQLRGQREGVVVIEGMIPRHEVMEILTSATVFACPSVYEPLGIVNLEAMACGTAVVASAVGGIPEVVEDGATGLLVHVEQVADGTGTPVDEDGFAADFAAALTRVLEDPEQARRMGEAGRRRAVEHFSWDTIAERTLEVYRSVLD